A stretch of Palaemon carinicauda isolate YSFRI2023 chromosome 36, ASM3689809v2, whole genome shotgun sequence DNA encodes these proteins:
- the LOC137628652 gene encoding KRAB-A domain-containing protein 2-like has product MNIKTAQLTVNYIAEPEDFEQGGGQLNHHLLCYLRGLSYQLKIVTGQPRHPQSQGAVERLNGVIQDKIKIWMHENKFCRWSVGVHFVQCQINISKHETIKTSPFKAMFGIKPKVGLASTVIPLYMLGIIRTEESLDTILQNEAKGAADEEEQEGEEEQEGEEERDGEEAQFAKARQLAVAGQEKTHSE; this is encoded by the coding sequence TTGAGCAAGGAGGAGGTCAGTTAAACCATCATCTTCTCTGCTACCTCAGAGGTCTGTCCTACCAACTTAAGATCGTCACTGGTCAGCCGCGCCACCCACAAAGCCAAGGTGCAGTTGAAAGATTGAATGGAGTCATTCaagacaaaataaaaatttggatgCACGAAAACAAGTTCTGCAGGTGGAGCGTTGGGGTCCACTTTGTCCAGTGTCAAATAAACATTTCTAAACATGAAACCATAAAAACAAGTCCGTTTAAAGCTATGTTCGGGATCAAACCCAAGGTAGGCCTAGCATCCACTGTTATTCCACTTTATATGCTAGGCATTATAAGAACTGAAGAATCTTTAGACACCATCCTCCAAAATGAAGCCAAAGGGGCGGCTGATGAAGAGGAACAAGAAGGAGAAGAGGAACAGGAAGGAGAAGAggaacgagatggagaagaggcgcAATTCGCTAAAGCTAGGCAACTTGCTGTAGCCGGCCAAGAAAAAACGCACTCAGAATGA